One Halobaculum roseum DNA segment encodes these proteins:
- the pdxS gene encoding pyridoxal 5'-phosphate synthase lyase subunit PdxS, with translation MTEETDLEELKRGTDLVKRGFARMQKGGVIMDVVSREQARIAEDAGAVAVMHLESVPADIRKRGGVARMADPGKLEEVIDEVSIPVMGKCRIGHTAEAQILEAAGADMLDESEVLTTADERYHIDKREFTAPFVCGARNLGEALRRIDEGAAMIRTKGEAGTGDVNQAVTHQRSIQRSIRKLSGMNYEERDEWARENEAPRELVHETADMGRLPVVNFAAGGIATPADAALMMQHGCDGIFVGSGIFGAEDPSKMGEAIVQAVNNYDDPETLTEIAKGIGAGMKGQANETMPEEEKLQGRGV, from the coding sequence ATGACCGAGGAGACCGATCTGGAGGAACTCAAGCGCGGGACCGACCTGGTCAAGCGCGGGTTCGCGCGGATGCAGAAGGGCGGCGTGATCATGGACGTGGTCAGCCGCGAGCAGGCCCGCATCGCCGAGGACGCCGGCGCGGTCGCCGTGATGCACCTCGAATCCGTCCCCGCCGACATCCGCAAGCGCGGCGGCGTCGCGCGGATGGCCGACCCGGGCAAACTGGAGGAGGTGATCGACGAGGTGTCGATCCCCGTGATGGGCAAGTGCCGCATCGGTCACACCGCCGAGGCGCAGATCCTCGAGGCCGCCGGCGCCGACATGCTCGACGAGTCCGAGGTGCTCACCACGGCCGACGAGCGCTACCACATCGACAAGCGCGAGTTCACCGCGCCGTTCGTCTGCGGCGCCCGAAACCTGGGGGAGGCGCTGCGCCGTATCGACGAGGGCGCGGCGATGATCCGCACGAAGGGCGAAGCCGGCACCGGCGACGTGAACCAGGCGGTCACCCACCAGCGCTCCATCCAGCGTTCGATCCGCAAGCTCTCGGGCATGAACTACGAGGAGCGCGACGAGTGGGCCCGGGAGAACGAGGCGCCCCGCGAACTCGTCCACGAGACGGCCGACATGGGTCGCCTTCCGGTCGTCAACTTCGCCGCCGGCGGCATCGCGACGCCGGCCGACGCCGCGCTCATGATGCAGCACGGCTGCGACGGCATCTTCGTCGGCTCGGGCATTTTCGGCGCAGAGGACCCCAGCAAGATGGGCGAGGCGATCGTCCAGGCCGTCAACAACTACGACGACCCCGAGACGCTCACGGAGATCGCGAAGGGCATCGGCGCCGGCATGAAGGGTCAGGCCAACGAGACGATGCCCGAGGAGGAGAAGCTCCAGGGCCGCGGCGTCTGA
- a CDS encoding GNAT family N-acetyltransferase — protein sequence MHYSAVPDAHENVFDGHLVYAFSPERGPDHEPEGPDRPASFHARGLYDTEDIENAVDPEDPRDPEDLDAADLAVVCGYYDFAARIRGGVRDVAGVSAVASPPEARRRGLVRDLLGHVHRELRDDGVAFAALWPFEYPFYRRLGYERICDYARIEVAPDALSSACPDPAGSYEQLDADDWPRLDAVYDEWATAEFRLNRSEDWWRNRVFESWGTDPYVYGWTDGDPGDALRGYVVYTITDEDDAEGKTMAVSEFAHVDREACGHLLRFCRNHDSQVERVRFTGPANTRLFDDLDDPRAAETEIRPGPMARVVDVGRALEEIAYPEDFDVTLVLDVRDDACEWNDDAFRLHVADGRGAVERVGDDAEADASLDIGALSRLVVGSHGVDRLVELGTVEVASESDRETLATLFPETDPFLREGF from the coding sequence ATGCACTACAGCGCGGTCCCCGACGCACACGAGAACGTCTTCGACGGGCACCTCGTGTACGCCTTCTCGCCGGAACGCGGACCTGATCACGAGCCGGAGGGTCCCGACCGTCCGGCGTCGTTTCACGCCAGGGGGCTCTACGACACCGAGGACATCGAGAACGCGGTGGACCCGGAGGACCCGAGGGATCCCGAGGATCTCGACGCCGCCGACCTCGCGGTCGTGTGCGGCTACTACGACTTCGCCGCCCGCATCCGCGGCGGCGTCCGCGACGTGGCCGGCGTCTCGGCGGTCGCGTCGCCGCCGGAGGCGCGCCGACGCGGACTCGTTCGGGACCTCCTCGGTCACGTGCACCGCGAACTCCGCGACGACGGGGTCGCCTTCGCCGCGCTGTGGCCCTTCGAGTACCCGTTCTATCGACGGCTCGGGTACGAACGGATCTGTGACTACGCGCGGATCGAGGTCGCCCCCGACGCGCTGTCGAGCGCGTGCCCGGATCCGGCGGGGTCGTACGAGCAGCTCGACGCCGACGACTGGCCCCGTCTGGACGCGGTGTACGACGAGTGGGCGACCGCCGAGTTCCGGCTGAACCGCAGTGAGGATTGGTGGCGCAATCGGGTCTTCGAGTCGTGGGGAACCGACCCGTACGTGTACGGGTGGACCGACGGCGACCCCGGCGACGCGCTCCGTGGCTACGTGGTCTACACGATCACGGACGAGGACGATGCCGAGGGGAAGACGATGGCCGTGAGCGAGTTCGCCCACGTCGACCGCGAGGCGTGCGGTCACCTCCTGCGCTTCTGTCGCAACCACGACTCGCAGGTCGAGCGCGTCCGATTCACCGGGCCGGCAAACACTCGCCTGTTCGACGACCTCGACGACCCGCGAGCCGCGGAGACGGAGATACGGCCGGGACCGATGGCCCGTGTCGTCGACGTGGGGCGAGCGTTGGAGGAGATCGCGTACCCGGAGGACTTCGATGTGACTCTCGTGCTCGACGTGCGCGACGACGCCTGCGAGTGGAACGACGACGCCTTCCGTCTCCACGTCGCCGACGGCCGAGGAGCCGTCGAACGCGTCGGCGACGACGCCGAGGCCGACGCGTCGCTCGACATCGGCGCGCTCTCGCGACTTGTCGTCGGCTCGCACGGGGTGGACAGGCTGGTCGAACTCGGCACCGTCGAGGTCGCTTCCGAGTCTGATCGCGAGACGCTGGCGACGCTCTTCCCCGAGACGGATCCGTTCCTTCGGGAGGGGTTCTGA
- a CDS encoding universal stress protein, producing the protein MNHVLLAIDENDDRAVAQAETVRDLFDAEDTTAHLLHDFTDNVEGASVGQIGAVRHAATILEDAGIAVEYHETSGTPSRSIIEAADELDVDVISIAGRKRSKAGKALFGSVSQEVVLGTDRPVLFCTRKDGV; encoded by the coding sequence ATGAACCACGTCCTCCTCGCCATCGACGAGAACGACGACCGCGCGGTCGCCCAGGCGGAGACGGTTCGGGACCTGTTCGACGCGGAGGACACGACCGCGCACCTGCTACACGACTTCACTGATAACGTCGAGGGCGCGTCGGTCGGGCAGATCGGCGCCGTCCGACACGCGGCTACGATCCTCGAGGACGCCGGGATCGCCGTCGAGTACCACGAGACGAGCGGAACCCCCTCGCGATCGATCATCGAGGCCGCCGACGAACTGGACGTGGACGTGATCAGTATCGCCGGACGCAAGCGCTCGAAGGCCGGGAAGGCGCTCTTCGGGAGCGTCTCCCAGGAGGTCGTCCTCGGAACGGACCGTCCGGTCCTCTTTTGCACCCGGAAAGACGGGGTGTGA
- a CDS encoding radical SAM protein → MISKGCEQCAKGGKMVLFVYGYCDQRDCFYCPLGENRKNVTDVYANERLVESDEDVIEEAKRMSALGTSITGGEPQEAMGKTTRYLRLLKEEFGEDHHTHLYTGIPGGRENMRRLSEAGLDEIRFHPPVQQWGDLHGTEWEDILYVAREEGLTPAFEIPGIRAEEEFLEFLDEGAADFCNVNEFEMSDGNYRRMQEQGFELQEGHMSAVDGSKEEILDVMGDHEKVYFCTSVFKDAAQHRNRLKRMARNLRRPFDEVTDDGTLVYGKTYADPERFESLEVPEEFYTVKSDHVEVAWWLLEEMIEEGDLDEGEVVEQYPTYDGTVVERTPLA, encoded by the coding sequence ATGATCTCGAAGGGCTGTGAACAGTGCGCCAAAGGGGGGAAGATGGTGCTGTTCGTCTACGGCTACTGCGACCAGCGCGACTGTTTCTACTGCCCGCTGGGGGAGAACCGCAAGAACGTCACCGACGTGTACGCCAACGAGCGCCTCGTCGAGTCCGACGAGGACGTGATCGAGGAGGCCAAGCGGATGTCGGCGCTGGGCACCTCCATCACCGGCGGCGAACCGCAGGAGGCGATGGGGAAGACGACGCGCTATCTCCGCCTGCTCAAGGAGGAGTTCGGCGAGGATCACCACACCCACCTCTACACGGGGATCCCCGGCGGTCGCGAGAACATGCGCCGGCTCTCGGAGGCCGGCCTCGACGAGATCCGCTTTCACCCGCCCGTTCAGCAGTGGGGCGACCTCCACGGCACCGAGTGGGAGGACATCCTCTACGTCGCCCGCGAGGAGGGGCTGACGCCGGCGTTCGAGATCCCCGGCATCCGCGCCGAGGAGGAGTTCCTGGAGTTCCTCGACGAGGGGGCCGCGGACTTCTGTAACGTCAACGAGTTCGAGATGTCCGACGGAAACTACCGCCGGATGCAGGAGCAGGGCTTCGAGCTACAGGAGGGTCACATGTCCGCCGTCGACGGCTCGAAGGAGGAGATCCTCGACGTGATGGGCGACCACGAGAAGGTGTACTTCTGCACGTCCGTGTTCAAGGACGCCGCACAGCACCGCAACCGCCTCAAGCGGATGGCGCGCAACCTCCGCCGCCCGTTCGACGAGGTGACGGACGACGGCACGCTCGTGTACGGGAAGACGTATGCCGACCCCGAGCGGTTCGAGTCGCTGGAGGTCCCCGAGGAGTTCTACACCGTCAAAAGCGATCACGTCGAGGTTGCGTGGTGGCTTTTGGAGGAGATGATCGAGGAGGGCGACCTCGACGAGGGCGAGGTCGTCGAGCAGTACCCCACCTACGACGGCACGGTCGTCGAGCGAACGCCGCTGGCGTGA
- a CDS encoding thiol-disulfide oxidoreductase DCC family protein has translation MSDAHAGPGPGEDADTDADANADADADPLADVDPDRHPVVLFDGVCNLCHGAIRFLVRHDDAGVFRFAPLDSSVGQALLERHGLPTTDHDSIVLVDADGTHRKSAAALRIARRLDPPWHLLWALRVVPRRLRDAAYDLIAEYRYDVFGRRDACEIPEPEIRERFAERALE, from the coding sequence ATGTCCGATGCGCACGCGGGTCCGGGCCCCGGCGAAGACGCGGACACCGATGCCGACGCGAACGCGGACGCCGACGCGGATCCCCTCGCGGACGTGGACCCCGATCGTCACCCCGTGGTCCTCTTCGACGGCGTCTGCAACCTCTGTCACGGGGCGATCCGGTTTCTCGTGCGCCACGACGACGCCGGCGTCTTCCGGTTCGCGCCGCTGGACTCGTCGGTCGGGCAGGCACTTCTGGAGCGCCACGGCCTGCCGACGACCGACCACGATTCGATCGTCCTCGTCGACGCCGACGGTACGCACCGGAAATCGGCCGCGGCGTTGCGAATCGCACGGCGGCTCGACCCGCCGTGGCACCTGCTGTGGGCGCTTCGGGTCGTACCGCGTCGGCTTCGGGATGCCGCCTACGATCTGATCGCCGAGTACCGATACGACGTGTTCGGGAGGAGGGACGCCTGTGAGATCCCGGAGCCGGAGATCAGGGAGCGGTTCGCCGAACGCGCACTGGAGTGA
- a CDS encoding FxsA family protein — protein sequence MRVRYLLVALLAIPLADAAFLLWVATNLLTAVQTVALVVLTGLLGMLLVRAEGRHTLRAVQRKLATGEVPTGEVLDGGLLIAAGAFLLTPGLVTDVIGFLLAIPPTRYPIRELLRRYVVVPYVDARMDGFATGAVWTGGFPNPDGAAGGDATGGTGPAGTAGFGGGATADERDATDAADDDVVDVDFEEVDDGDEREDRPR from the coding sequence ATTCGGGTTCGCTACCTGCTCGTGGCCCTGCTCGCGATCCCGCTGGCGGACGCGGCGTTCCTGCTGTGGGTGGCGACGAACCTCCTGACGGCGGTGCAGACGGTCGCGCTGGTCGTCCTCACCGGCCTGCTCGGGATGCTGCTCGTGCGCGCCGAGGGGCGCCACACGCTTCGTGCCGTCCAACGAAAGCTCGCGACCGGCGAGGTGCCGACCGGCGAGGTACTCGACGGCGGGCTGTTGATCGCCGCGGGCGCGTTCCTGCTCACGCCGGGGCTGGTGACCGACGTGATCGGGTTCCTGCTCGCGATCCCGCCGACACGGTACCCGATCCGCGAGCTGCTGCGCCGCTACGTCGTCGTGCCGTACGTCGACGCGCGGATGGACGGCTTCGCGACGGGCGCGGTCTGGACGGGCGGGTTCCCGAACCCGGACGGTGCCGCCGGCGGCGACGCGACCGGTGGGACCGGACCGGCCGGAACCGCGGGCTTCGGTGGCGGGGCGACCGCGGACGAGCGCGACGCGACCGACGCCGCGGACGACGACGTCGTCGACGTCGACTTCGAGGAGGTCGACGACGGGGACGAACGCGAGGACCGCCCGCGGTAA
- a CDS encoding DUF255 domain-containing protein has translation MTDDTRVQWRDWGADAFAEAERTGRPVLLFLTATWCDDCHRMLVETFGEPRIAANVNDGFVPVKVDVDREPRVRERYNMGGFPSTVFTTPTGELLTGATYLGPDGFRTVLDRVRETWDESGEEAGRVPRALAGNETPEGSVTTAIEEHLAGQLDSQWDPEFAGWGDDAKFPMPRTIEFALKRDRYKATQTLDAIERNLLDDDGGVFRYAGARDWSDPAREKLLADDAGVLRAFANGYLYTGDESYRETAESVRAFLDADLWSGFAYGASVGPDGERTDITAYAGGNALAADAMLTLAAYTDDERARESAEKALAYLRETLVDADGTVRHLDADDAETDLLEDVARVAAAFCTAESVLGDGVGVARAVADRGLDVLGDADAFRDGPASGPGMLDRPLRPIDGVVEFADALLDLAALTGEDAYRERAEVAVGAFAGAAERMGAQVAGYGSVAGRLTRDPLVVDVGAPVGADLHRAALRIADHEAVVVPDSDCAPEGTASLRGREDGRAESPDALMRLVADAAE, from the coding sequence ATGACCGACGACACGCGCGTCCAGTGGCGCGACTGGGGCGCCGACGCGTTCGCGGAGGCCGAACGAACGGGGCGACCCGTGCTGCTGTTTCTGACGGCGACGTGGTGTGACGACTGCCACCGGATGCTCGTCGAGACGTTCGGCGAGCCGCGCATCGCGGCCAACGTCAACGACGGCTTCGTCCCGGTGAAGGTCGACGTGGACCGAGAGCCGCGCGTCCGCGAGCGATACAACATGGGCGGGTTCCCCTCGACGGTGTTCACCACGCCCACGGGTGAGCTACTCACCGGCGCGACGTACCTCGGCCCCGACGGCTTCCGAACGGTGCTCGATCGCGTCCGCGAGACGTGGGACGAAAGCGGCGAGGAGGCCGGGCGCGTGCCGCGCGCCCTCGCGGGCAACGAGACGCCGGAAGGGTCCGTCACGACCGCCATCGAGGAGCACCTCGCGGGGCAACTCGACTCGCAGTGGGACCCCGAGTTCGCCGGCTGGGGCGACGACGCGAAGTTCCCCATGCCGCGGACGATCGAGTTCGCGCTCAAGCGCGACCGGTACAAGGCGACGCAGACGCTCGATGCGATCGAGCGCAACCTCCTCGACGACGACGGCGGCGTGTTCCGCTACGCCGGCGCGCGCGACTGGTCGGACCCCGCCCGGGAGAAGCTGCTCGCCGACGACGCGGGCGTCCTGCGCGCGTTCGCCAACGGCTATCTCTACACCGGCGACGAGTCGTACCGCGAGACCGCCGAGTCGGTCCGCGCGTTCCTCGACGCCGACCTCTGGTCGGGGTTCGCCTACGGCGCGAGCGTCGGGCCCGACGGCGAACGCACCGACATCACCGCCTACGCCGGCGGTAACGCGCTCGCCGCCGACGCCATGCTCACCCTCGCGGCGTACACCGACGACGAGCGCGCCCGGGAGTCCGCCGAGAAGGCGCTCGCGTACCTCCGCGAGACGCTCGTCGACGCCGACGGAACCGTCCGCCATCTCGACGCCGACGACGCCGAGACCGACCTCCTGGAGGACGTGGCCCGCGTGGCGGCCGCGTTCTGCACCGCCGAGTCGGTCCTCGGCGACGGCGTCGGCGTCGCCCGCGCGGTCGCCGACCGGGGACTCGACGTCCTCGGCGACGCCGACGCGTTCCGGGACGGCCCCGCCTCGGGGCCCGGGATGCTCGATCGACCGCTGCGCCCCATCGACGGCGTCGTCGAGTTCGCCGACGCGCTCCTGGATCTCGCGGCGCTCACCGGCGAGGACGCCTACCGCGAGCGCGCCGAGGTCGCCGTCGGCGCCTTCGCCGGCGCGGCCGAACGAATGGGCGCGCAGGTGGCCGGCTACGGCTCCGTCGCCGGTCGCCTCACGCGCGACCCGCTCGTCGTCGACGTGGGCGCGCCCGTCGGGGCCGACCTCCACCGCGCCGCGTTGCGGATCGCGGATCACGAGGCGGTCGTCGTCCCCGACAGCGACTGCGCCCCCGAGGGAACGGCCTCCCTCCGCGGCCGCGAGGACGGGCGCGCCGAGTCGCCCGACGCGTTGATGCGGCTGGTCGCCGACGCCGCCGAGTGA
- a CDS encoding DUF5799 family protein, translating into MSNWTDAIVGERMTVDREFNDRIRQSEFSNQEWGLIMTAVEFEIEDAEDPEDARIVADTSKLPQIMPELDNVSKQMGAMGGPDPDGDSSGGPFGDIVSDIKDALLGAGGGGGVDKQKLEAAERLTQEYADELQRHLESKGKFEQVRLAYQE; encoded by the coding sequence ATGAGCAACTGGACCGACGCCATCGTCGGCGAGCGGATGACCGTCGACCGCGAGTTCAACGACCGGATCCGCCAGTCGGAGTTCTCGAACCAGGAGTGGGGGCTGATCATGACGGCCGTCGAGTTCGAGATCGAGGACGCCGAAGACCCCGAAGACGCCCGGATCGTCGCCGACACGTCGAAGCTGCCACAGATCATGCCCGAGCTCGACAACGTCTCGAAGCAGATGGGCGCGATGGGCGGACCCGACCCGGACGGGGACTCCTCGGGCGGCCCGTTCGGCGACATCGTCTCCGACATCAAGGACGCGCTCCTGGGCGCCGGCGGCGGCGGGGGGGTCGACAAACAGAAGCTCGAGGCCGCCGAGCGCCTCACGCAGGAGTACGCCGACGAGCTCCAGCGACACCTCGAATCGAAGGGGAAGTTCGAGCAGGTCCGGCTGGCGTATCAGGAGTAA
- a CDS encoding NYN domain-containing protein: protein MGRRGGPSTGDGTPDPRDGDAGRDRDGGRDGATSGPHGPWRDAGGGLARPRGVALFVDGPNVFREEFDVDLADLRAAAEADGDLVTARLYLDEHATPGLIQAAEANGFQVVTTSGDVDVKLAVDVASFAAERRAATVAVASRDTDFKPALEVANEYGLRTLAIAPGSYGRSDALRRSADEAVTLGE, encoded by the coding sequence CTGGGGAGACGCGGGGGGCCGTCAACGGGGGACGGGACCCCCGACCCGCGGGACGGCGACGCCGGACGCGACCGTGACGGCGGCCGCGACGGGGCGACATCGGGGCCGCACGGGCCGTGGCGCGACGCCGGCGGGGGGCTCGCGAGACCCCGCGGGGTCGCGCTGTTCGTCGACGGGCCGAACGTGTTCCGCGAGGAGTTCGACGTGGACCTGGCGGACCTGCGCGCGGCCGCGGAGGCCGACGGCGACCTCGTCACGGCGCGGCTGTACCTCGACGAGCACGCGACCCCGGGGCTGATCCAGGCCGCCGAAGCCAACGGGTTTCAGGTGGTCACCACCAGCGGCGACGTGGACGTGAAGCTCGCCGTCGACGTGGCGTCGTTCGCCGCCGAGCGGCGCGCGGCCACGGTCGCGGTCGCCTCCCGCGACACCGACTTCAAGCCGGCGCTGGAGGTCGCCAACGAGTACGGCCTGCGGACGCTCGCGATCGCGCCGGGGAGCTACGGACGGTCGGACGCGCTCCGCCGGAGCGCCGACGAGGCGGTGACGCTCGGGGAGTAG
- a CDS encoding homoserine kinase, translating into MVTARAPATSANLGSGFDTFGVALSHPADTVSVERAAETTIEVTGAGAEFIPTDPEKNVVGAVADALEAPAHIHIDKGVRPSSGLGSSAASAAAAAVALNELYDRGYSRHDLVSVAAEGEAVVSGEAHADNVAPALLGGFTIVRSDDGATSVDADLSLVACLPEVVVSTRDAREVVPDSVSMADHVETVGNAATLTAGMCRSDPELVGRGLDDPVVTPARAKLITGYADVREAALAAGATGVTVSGAGPSVLAVCRPDDRRSVAAAMVEGFADAGVGARAYQTAVGDGATVL; encoded by the coding sequence ATGGTAACCGCGCGCGCGCCGGCAACCAGCGCGAACCTCGGGAGCGGCTTCGACACCTTCGGCGTCGCGCTCTCGCACCCCGCAGACACCGTCTCGGTGGAACGCGCCGCCGAGACGACCATCGAGGTGACCGGCGCGGGCGCGGAGTTCATTCCGACGGACCCGGAGAAAAACGTCGTCGGCGCCGTCGCCGACGCGCTCGAGGCGCCCGCCCACATCCACATCGACAAGGGCGTGCGTCCATCCTCGGGGCTGGGGTCCTCCGCCGCGTCGGCCGCCGCCGCCGCGGTCGCGCTCAACGAGCTGTATGACCGGGGCTACAGCCGTCACGACCTGGTTTCCGTCGCCGCCGAGGGCGAGGCAGTCGTCTCCGGGGAGGCACACGCCGACAACGTCGCTCCGGCGCTGCTCGGGGGGTTCACCATCGTCCGCAGCGACGACGGCGCGACGAGCGTCGACGCGGACCTGTCGCTGGTCGCGTGTCTCCCGGAGGTGGTGGTCTCCACGCGCGACGCCCGCGAGGTCGTCCCCGACTCCGTGTCGATGGCCGATCACGTCGAGACGGTCGGCAACGCCGCGACGCTGACGGCCGGGATGTGCCGGTCGGACCCCGAGTTGGTCGGCCGCGGGCTCGACGACCCCGTGGTGACCCCGGCGCGCGCGAAGCTGATCACCGGCTACGCGGACGTCAGGGAAGCCGCACTGGCTGCCGGCGCGACGGGCGTCACCGTCAGCGGCGCCGGCCCGAGCGTGCTCGCGGTGTGTCGGCCGGATGACCGTCGGTCGGTCGCGGCGGCGATGGTCGAGGGGTTCGCCGACGCCGGCGTCGGCGCGCGCGCCTACCAGACCGCCGTCGGCGACGGCGCGACGGTGCTGTAG
- a CDS encoding S8 family peptidase has translation MTDNTERVDTMRRGFLKLAGAAAGAAAFGGVASARKGRSPGPKEDEILVGVSVTADDIEGEVAQYVPGNAEVVHSNETLSYVAVKFPEEAADVARENFIEAITKKEKIKYAERNATLETQLSPNDPQFSSQYAPQQVNSDDAWDTTLGDSSVTVAVVDTGAQYDHPDLAGNYASNPGYDFADGDSDPAPDAPSDEYHGTHVSGCAAAVVDNGTGVAGQGNSTLINGRSLDESGSGSTADIADAIQWAADQGADVINLSLGGGGYTDTMKNAVSYADDNGVLVIAAAGNSGTSSVSYPAAYSECVAVSAVDSNENLASFSQYGDSVELCAPGVNVLSTTTEARGSYEELSGTSMATPVTSGVAGLTLAAWPDLTNLQLRDHLKATAADIGLSADEQGSGQVDALAAVTTDPADSGGGDDGGDDGGDGGSGDSTTGSVDGSLSGYWDYDDYTWSWNYSPPSRVVVELDGPADADFDLYVNTGTTRNASPGDYDYASRSTDSQESITVDDPDTSTEMQVDVDSYSGSGSYTLTITEYQ, from the coding sequence ATGACAGACAACACCGAACGTGTCGACACGATGCGTCGTGGGTTCCTGAAGCTGGCCGGCGCGGCGGCCGGCGCGGCCGCCTTCGGAGGGGTCGCCTCCGCCCGGAAGGGTCGTTCGCCCGGTCCGAAGGAGGACGAGATCCTCGTCGGCGTCTCCGTCACGGCCGACGACATCGAGGGCGAGGTCGCCCAGTACGTGCCCGGCAACGCCGAGGTCGTCCACAGCAACGAGACGCTCAGCTACGTAGCCGTGAAGTTCCCCGAGGAGGCCGCCGACGTGGCCCGGGAGAACTTCATCGAGGCGATCACGAAGAAGGAGAAAATCAAGTACGCGGAGCGAAACGCGACGCTGGAGACGCAGCTGTCGCCGAACGACCCGCAGTTCTCCAGCCAGTACGCGCCCCAGCAGGTGAACTCCGACGACGCGTGGGACACGACGCTCGGCGACTCGTCGGTCACCGTCGCCGTCGTCGACACCGGCGCGCAGTACGACCACCCGGACCTCGCGGGCAACTACGCGTCGAACCCCGGCTACGACTTCGCCGACGGCGACTCGGACCCGGCTCCCGACGCGCCGAGCGACGAGTACCACGGCACGCACGTCTCCGGCTGTGCGGCCGCTGTCGTCGACAACGGCACGGGTGTCGCCGGGCAGGGGAACTCCACCCTGATCAACGGGCGCTCGCTCGACGAGTCCGGCTCCGGCTCGACCGCCGACATCGCCGACGCGATCCAGTGGGCGGCCGACCAGGGCGCGGACGTGATCAACCTCAGCCTCGGCGGCGGGGGCTACACGGACACGATGAAGAACGCCGTCAGCTACGCCGACGACAACGGCGTGCTCGTGATCGCCGCCGCCGGCAACAGCGGGACGTCGTCGGTGAGCTACCCCGCGGCCTACAGCGAGTGCGTGGCCGTTTCGGCGGTCGACTCGAACGAGAACCTCGCGTCGTTCTCGCAGTACGGCGACAGCGTCGAGCTCTGTGCGCCGGGCGTGAACGTCCTCTCGACGACGACGGAGGCGCGCGGCTCCTACGAGGAGCTGTCGGGCACCTCGATGGCGACGCCCGTAACCTCCGGCGTCGCCGGGCTCACGCTCGCGGCGTGGCCGGACCTGACGAACCTCCAGTTGCGCGATCACCTGAAGGCGACCGCGGCCGACATCGGCCTCTCCGCGGACGAGCAGGGCAGCGGCCAGGTCGACGCCCTCGCGGCCGTCACGACCGACCCGGCCGACTCGGGCGGCGGCGACGATGGAGGCGACGACGGCGGTGACGGGGGAAGCGGCGACTCGACGACCGGATCGGTCGACGGGAGCCTCTCGGGCTACTGGGACTACGACGACTACACGTGGTCGTGGAACTACTCCCCGCCGAGCCGTGTCGTGGTCGAACTCGACGGACCCGCGGACGCCGACTTCGACCTCTACGTCAACACCGGCACGACACGGAACGCCTCGCCCGGCGACTACGACTACGCGTCGCGCTCGACGGACAGCCAGGAGTCGATCACCGTCGACGACCCCGACACGTCCACCGAAATGCAGGTCGACGTCGACTCCTACAGCGGGTCGGGCAGCTACACGCTGACGATCACGGAGTACCAGTAG
- a CDS encoding DUF6517 family protein, translated as MSREVRRREFLRATGGALAAGTAIATSGCLGVITGSEPAEFSASVASVPDATLESTGFEEHRIEPMEITREFTVAGQTREVVVTNQVAQYDKAAEVLGERIRASLFTAFSTPAVDIAGRTLNPIAELSTRELARRMLTQYEGIDDLQSDGEETVEVLGTDTTVGLFTADATIAEGVTTEVRLHVSEAVRAGEDFVVTVGAYPTRLSGQAEDVRAMMRGVTHGGE; from the coding sequence ATGTCACGAGAGGTACGCAGACGGGAGTTCCTTCGCGCGACCGGCGGAGCGCTCGCGGCGGGGACCGCGATCGCGACCAGCGGCTGTCTCGGCGTCATCACCGGCTCCGAGCCCGCCGAGTTCTCCGCGAGCGTCGCCTCCGTCCCGGACGCGACGCTGGAGTCGACCGGGTTCGAGGAGCACCGGATCGAGCCCATGGAGATCACCCGCGAGTTCACCGTCGCCGGCCAGACCCGAGAGGTCGTCGTGACGAACCAGGTCGCGCAGTACGACAAGGCCGCCGAGGTGCTCGGCGAACGCATCCGCGCGTCGCTGTTCACCGCGTTCTCGACGCCGGCGGTGGACATCGCCGGGCGGACCCTCAACCCCATCGCCGAGTTGAGCACGCGCGAGCTCGCCCGGCGGATGCTCACCCAGTACGAGGGGATCGACGACCTCCAGTCCGACGGCGAGGAGACGGTGGAGGTGCTCGGAACCGACACGACCGTCGGGCTGTTCACCGCCGACGCGACGATCGCGGAGGGAGTCACGACGGAGGTCCGGCTCCACGTCTCGGAGGCCGTCCGCGCGGGAGAGGACTTCGTCGTCACCGTCGGCGCGTACCCGACGCGGCTGTCGGGACAGGCCGAGGACGTTCGTGCGATGATGCGTGGCGTGACCCACGGCGGGGAGTGA